The following proteins come from a genomic window of Pseudomonas putida:
- a CDS encoding DUF1653 domain-containing protein — translation MQIQPGVYRHYKGPEYRVFSVARHSESEEWMVFYQCLYGDYSFWVRPLSMFQESVEVDGEQVPRFALVKAEEGLPELLGKAYE, via the coding sequence ATGCAGATACAACCAGGCGTATACCGGCATTACAAAGGGCCTGAGTACCGTGTCTTCAGTGTCGCACGGCACTCCGAAAGCGAAGAGTGGATGGTTTTCTACCAATGCCTGTATGGTGACTACAGCTTCTGGGTACGACCACTTTCGATGTTCCAGGAGTCAGTCGAGGTTGACGGCGAGCAGGTGCCACGCTTTGCTTTGGTCAAGGCCGAAGAAGGGTTGCCTGAGCTGCTTGGCAAGGCGTACGAGTGA
- the topA gene encoding type I DNA topoisomerase, with the protein MGKSLVIVESPAKAKTINKYLGNQYVVKSSIGHIRDLPTSGSASASKEPAAKRGKAAGEAPALSPKEKARRQLVARMGVDPEHGWKAKYEILPGKEKVIEELRRLAKDADTIYLATDLDREGEAIAWHLREAIGGDDARYKRVVFNEITKKAIQDAFSQPGELDIDRVNAQQARRFLDRVVGYMVSPLLWAKIARGLSAGRVQSVAVKLVVEREREIRAFIPEEYWEVHADLGTAKDAKVRFEVTREKGEAFKPLNEAQAMAALSKLKASSYSVVKREDRPTSSKPSAPFITSTLQQAASNRLGFGVKKTMMMAQRLYEAGYITYMRTDSTNLSVDALDMARSYIEREFGKQYLPEAPLVYGSKEGAQEAHEAIRPSDVNTHPTKLSGMERDAERLYELIWRQFLACQMPPAQYLSTSVTVAAGDFELRAKGRILKFDGYTRVLPQQSKPGEDDVLPEMVQGEALKLIQIDPSQHFTKPPARFTEASLVKEMEKRGIGRPSTYAAIISTIQDRGYVTLHNRRFYSEKMGDIVTERLSESFANLMDYGFTAGMEENLDDVAQGERDWKNVLDEFYGDFSKKLLTAESAEDGMRANQPTMTNIPCKECGRPMMIRTASTGVFLGCSGYSLPPKERCKATVNLVPGDEIAADDEGESESRVLLGKHRCPICATAMDAYLLDEKHKLHICGNNPDCVGYEIEEGSYRIKGYEGPSLECDKCGSEMQLKTGRFGKFFGCTNPACKNTRKLLKSGEAAPPKMDKVDMPELKCEKVDDTYVLRDGASGLFLAASQFPKNRETRAPLVLEIVPHKHDIDPKYHFLCDAPQKDPEGRPAVIRYSRKTKEQYVQSEVDGKPTGWKAFYDGNAWKVEDKR; encoded by the coding sequence ATGGGCAAATCGCTGGTCATTGTGGAATCCCCGGCCAAGGCCAAGACCATCAACAAGTACCTGGGCAACCAGTACGTGGTGAAGTCGAGTATCGGCCACATCCGTGACCTCCCCACCAGCGGTTCGGCCAGCGCCAGCAAAGAGCCGGCCGCCAAGCGTGGCAAGGCTGCGGGTGAGGCTCCGGCCCTGTCGCCGAAAGAGAAGGCCCGTCGCCAGCTGGTGGCGCGCATGGGCGTCGACCCCGAGCACGGCTGGAAGGCCAAGTACGAGATCCTGCCCGGCAAGGAAAAGGTGATCGAAGAGTTGCGCCGCCTGGCCAAGGATGCTGACACCATCTATCTCGCAACCGACTTGGACCGCGAAGGGGAAGCCATCGCCTGGCACCTGCGCGAGGCCATCGGTGGCGACGACGCCCGCTACAAGCGCGTGGTGTTCAACGAAATCACCAAAAAGGCCATCCAGGATGCGTTCTCGCAGCCCGGTGAGCTGGATATCGACCGTGTCAATGCCCAGCAGGCGCGTCGCTTCCTGGACCGCGTGGTGGGCTACATGGTCTCGCCACTGCTGTGGGCCAAGATCGCCCGTGGCCTGTCTGCGGGGCGTGTCCAGTCGGTGGCCGTGAAGCTGGTTGTCGAGCGTGAGCGCGAGATCCGTGCCTTCATCCCGGAAGAGTACTGGGAAGTGCACGCCGACCTTGGCACCGCCAAGGACGCCAAGGTGCGTTTCGAGGTAACCCGCGAGAAGGGCGAGGCGTTCAAGCCGCTGAACGAAGCTCAAGCCATGGCTGCGCTGAGCAAACTCAAGGCGTCCAGCTACAGTGTGGTCAAGCGTGAAGACCGCCCGACCAGCAGCAAGCCGTCGGCACCGTTCATCACGTCCACCCTGCAACAGGCTGCAAGCAACCGCCTGGGCTTCGGGGTGAAGAAGACCATGATGATGGCTCAGCGGCTATACGAAGCGGGCTACATCACCTACATGCGTACCGACTCGACCAATCTGTCGGTGGACGCGCTGGACATGGCGCGCAGCTACATCGAGCGTGAGTTCGGCAAGCAGTACCTGCCTGAGGCACCGCTGGTGTACGGCAGCAAAGAAGGCGCTCAGGAGGCCCACGAAGCGATTCGTCCTTCCGACGTCAATACGCACCCAACCAAGCTCAGCGGCATGGAGCGTGACGCCGAGCGCTTGTATGAGCTGATCTGGCGCCAGTTCCTCGCCTGCCAGATGCCGCCTGCCCAGTACCTGTCCACCAGTGTGACCGTGGCTGCCGGTGACTTCGAGTTGCGCGCCAAAGGCCGCATCCTCAAGTTCGACGGTTACACCCGTGTGCTGCCTCAGCAGAGCAAGCCGGGCGAAGATGATGTGTTGCCGGAAATGGTCCAGGGTGAAGCGCTCAAGCTGATCCAGATCGACCCGAGCCAGCACTTCACCAAGCCGCCTGCGCGCTTTACTGAAGCGAGCCTGGTCAAGGAAATGGAAAAGCGCGGTATTGGTCGACCGTCGACCTACGCGGCTATCATTTCCACCATCCAGGACCGCGGCTACGTAACACTGCACAATCGTCGCTTCTACTCCGAGAAGATGGGCGACATCGTCACCGAGCGCTTGTCGGAAAGCTTCGCCAACCTCATGGACTACGGTTTCACCGCCGGCATGGAGGAAAACCTCGATGATGTGGCGCAGGGTGAGCGCGACTGGAAGAACGTGCTGGACGAGTTCTACGGCGACTTCAGCAAGAAACTGCTGACGGCCGAATCAGCCGAAGACGGCATGCGTGCCAACCAGCCGACCATGACCAACATCCCATGCAAGGAATGCGGCCGGCCGATGATGATTCGGACTGCTTCTACTGGCGTGTTCCTGGGATGCTCGGGTTACAGTCTGCCGCCTAAAGAGCGCTGCAAGGCCACCGTCAACCTGGTGCCGGGCGATGAAATTGCTGCTGACGACGAAGGTGAATCGGAGTCGCGCGTGCTATTGGGCAAGCACCGCTGCCCGATCTGCGCCACGGCCATGGATGCCTACCTGCTCGACGAGAAGCACAAGCTGCATATCTGCGGTAACAACCCCGATTGCGTTGGCTACGAGATCGAAGAGGGCAGTTACCGCATCAAGGGTTACGAAGGGCCGAGCCTGGAGTGTGACAAGTGCGGTAGCGAGATGCAGCTCAAGACCGGCCGGTTCGGCAAGTTCTTCGGTTGCACCAACCCGGCGTGCAAGAACACCCGCAAGCTGCTCAAGAGCGGCGAGGCGGCGCCACCGAAGATGGACAAGGTGGACATGCCAGAGCTCAAGTGCGAGAAGGTCGACGACACCTATGTGCTGCGTGACGGTGCTTCTGGGCTGTTCCTGGCAGCCAGCCAGTTCCCCAAGAATCGCGAGACCCGTGCGCCGCTGGTGCTGGAGATCGTGCCGCACAAGCATGATATCGACCCCAAGTACCACTTCCTGTGCGATGCGCCGCAGAAAGACCCGGAGGGTCGCCCGGCAGTGATCCGCTACAGCCGTAAGACCAAAGAGCAATACGTGCAGTCCGAGGTCGATGGCAAACCTACCGGGTGGAAGGCGTTCTACGACGGTAATGCCTGGAAGGTTGAAGACAAGCGGTGA
- a CDS encoding DUF6586 family protein, which yields MAQELYTRTNQKLFFAGLALESMAKAVDSQAMNAQGLVQAERESALFHLYGALLGLCHEIGGFYRLPAAPSVEQLLADDALNDIAIPEVAELLELARQRETWLAQLLTAYADLFRPPVAKKTAKADVTQPLIQAVNLDEPEQVALSREELETWRNNLKGLVRRFRDALSEC from the coding sequence ATGGCCCAAGAACTCTACACCCGCACCAACCAAAAGCTCTTCTTCGCCGGCCTTGCCCTTGAGTCCATGGCCAAGGCTGTCGACAGCCAGGCCATGAATGCACAAGGCCTGGTGCAGGCCGAGCGCGAATCTGCGCTATTCCACCTGTATGGCGCGCTACTGGGCTTGTGTCACGAGATTGGTGGTTTCTACCGCCTGCCTGCAGCGCCCAGCGTCGAGCAATTGCTCGCCGATGACGCCCTGAATGACATTGCCATTCCCGAGGTGGCTGAGTTGCTGGAACTGGCCAGGCAGCGGGAAACCTGGCTGGCGCAATTGCTCACCGCTTATGCCGATTTGTTCCGACCACCGGTCGCGAAAAAAACGGCAAAAGCCGATGTCACTCAGCCACTCATCCAGGCCGTCAATCTCGACGAACCCGAGCAGGTTGCGCTGTCGCGTGAAGAGCTGGAAACCTGGCGCAACAACCTCAAAGGCCTGGTGAGACGATTCCGTGATGCGTTGAGTGAGTGCTGA
- the sulA gene encoding SOS-induced cell division inhibitor SulA yields the protein MQQFVQAQQQVQLPLFEAFLAQPVLPGLKASEQARKNSEPDLFSELSLRGAPEHCQTLLAPVLRELSEEQEARWLTLIAPPGSLTQAWLRDAGLNRERILLLQPRGNQSALQLACDALRLGRSHTVVSWLGSVNATARQQLLRAASAGNAQSLNIRLG from the coding sequence ATGCAACAGTTCGTCCAAGCACAACAGCAGGTACAGCTTCCATTGTTCGAAGCCTTCCTCGCCCAACCGGTACTGCCAGGCCTGAAGGCCAGCGAGCAGGCGCGCAAGAACAGCGAACCGGACCTGTTCAGTGAACTGTCCCTGCGTGGCGCACCCGAACATTGCCAGACCTTGCTGGCACCGGTGCTACGCGAACTGAGCGAAGAACAAGAGGCCCGCTGGCTGACGCTTATTGCACCACCGGGCAGCCTGACCCAGGCATGGTTGCGCGATGCCGGCCTCAACCGCGAGCGCATTCTGCTGCTGCAGCCACGCGGCAATCAGAGCGCACTGCAATTGGCATGTGACGCGCTGCGCCTTGGCCGTAGCCATACCGTTGTCAGCTGGCTTGGTAGCGTAAATGCCACCGCGCGACAGCAACTGTTGCGTGCAGCCAGTGCCGGAAACGCACAAAGCCTGAACATCCGCCTCGGCTGA
- the lexA gene encoding transcriptional repressor LexA, with the protein MLKLTPRQAEILAFIKRCLEDNGFPPTRAEIAQELGFKSPNAAEEHLKALARKGAIEMTPGASRGIRIPGFEAKAEENGLPIIGRVAAGAPILAEQHIEQSCNINPSFFHPRADYLLRVHGMSMKDVGIFDGDLLAVHTCREARNGQIVVARIGDEVTVKRFKREGSKVWLIAENPDFAPIEVDLKEQEMVIEGLSVGVIRR; encoded by the coding sequence ATGTTGAAATTGACGCCCCGCCAAGCCGAAATCCTGGCCTTCATCAAACGTTGCCTTGAAGACAACGGTTTCCCGCCGACGCGCGCGGAGATCGCTCAGGAGCTGGGCTTCAAGTCGCCCAACGCCGCCGAGGAGCACCTCAAGGCCCTCGCGCGCAAAGGCGCGATCGAGATGACCCCAGGTGCATCCCGCGGGATCCGCATCCCCGGTTTCGAAGCCAAGGCCGAAGAAAACGGCCTGCCGATCATCGGCCGGGTCGCAGCCGGCGCACCGATCCTTGCCGAGCAGCACATCGAACAATCTTGCAACATCAATCCATCCTTCTTCCACCCGCGCGCCGACTACCTTCTGCGCGTACACGGCATGAGCATGAAGGACGTCGGCATCTTCGACGGCGACCTGCTGGCTGTGCATACCTGCCGCGAGGCCCGTAACGGGCAAATCGTCGTCGCCCGTATCGGCGACGAAGTAACCGTCAAACGTTTCAAACGCGAAGGCAGCAAGGTCTGGCTGATCGCCGAAAACCCCGATTTCGCCCCCATCGAAGTCGACCTGAAAGAGCAGGAAATGGTGATCGAAGGTTTGAGTGTCGGCGTTATTCGCCGCTAA